One region of Juglans microcarpa x Juglans regia isolate MS1-56 chromosome 7S, Jm3101_v1.0, whole genome shotgun sequence genomic DNA includes:
- the LOC121241015 gene encoding uncharacterized protein LOC121241015, which yields MQQPSASVSGQATLPVPAQVPAAPFWPPPRMAWCELCRVDCNTLEILEQHKNGKRHKKNLQKHEELQRLNKVITGQQNVQMPNSELKPEVVVQSEKVEEYEEKQTPPENLTSEAVTGDNRNETEQQKDVVGNSEVLAEPEKKPKDQFAAQGRGLKRHMRGGRGGKYMRTYEGSRRPVKTSKPKQAIPLMCELCNVKCDSQVVFDSHLTGKKHLANLKRFHGHRALYGEIGLQALYPPNLNVPPAHQQAGLQSVYPPNFNAPSTSGNPQVQQQGINDPQVLLAQLLMTYVLSQAQAQPPAMVPAATTLEPPPSTGSALENQYQPGAETQGSGGISEAGTHNADAIEAKVQPQNISRESEASSLSADADCLD from the coding sequence ATGCAGCAACCTTCAGCATCAGTCTCTGGACAGGCAACATTACCTGTACCAGCACAAGTGCCTGCTGCTCCATTCTGGCCACCTCCCCGTATGGCATGGTGTGAACTTTGTAGGGTTGACTGCAACACTCTGGAAATCTTAGAGCAGCATAAGAATGGAAAGCGACATAAAAAGAATTTGCAAAAACACGAGGAGTTGCAGAGACTCAACAAAGTCATAACTGGACAGCAGAATGTGCAAATGCCCAATTCTGAATTGAAACCTGAAGTTGTTGTTCAGTCTGAAAAAGTTGAGGAATATGAGGAAAAACAAACCCCTCCAGAAAATCTAACCTCTGAAGCTGTTACTGGTGACAATAGAAATGAAACGGAGCAGCAGAAAGATGTGGTAGGGAATTCTGAAGTTTTGGCAGAACCAGAGAAGAAGCCCAAGGATCAATTTGCAGCTCAGGGACGTGGTCTCAAGCGACACATGAGAGGAGGCCGAGGAGGTAAGTATATGAGAACTTATGAAGGATCAAGAAGGCCAGTTAAGACCTCCAAACCAAAACAGGCGATTCCTTTAATGTGTGAGCTGTGCAATGTCAAGTGTGACTCACAGGTTGTTTTTGATAGTCATTTGACTGGTAAAAAACACCTAGCAAATCTTAAGCGGTTTCACGGTCACCGTGCTTTGTATGGAGAAATAGGGCTTCAAGCACTTTACCCGCCTAACCTTAATGTTCCTCCAGCACACCAACAAGCAGGGCTTCAATCAGTCTACCCACCCAACTTTAATGCTCCATCTACTTCCGGAAATCCGCAAGTCCAACAACAAGGCATTAACGACCCCCAAGTCCTTTTGGCTCAGTTATTGATGACTTACGTGCTCTCTCAGGCCCAAGCACAACCACCAGCAATGGTACCAGCAGCAACCACATTGGAGCCACCTCCGTCAACAGGATCAGCTCTTGAAAATCAGTATCAACCAGGTGCAGAGACTCAAGGATCAGGAGGTATATCTGAAGCTGGAACCCACAATGCTGATGCAATTGAAGCCAAAGTTCAGCCCCAAAACATCAGCAGAGAGTCTGAAGCTTCTTCTCTGAGTGCTGACGCTGATTGTTTAGATTGA
- the LOC121241446 gene encoding F-box protein CPR1-like produces the protein MADPPPPTLNSYIPEEIVLEILARLPVKSLLSFRRVCKSWNSIISSPYFIATHLKYGPRRGYYLLYQSMQVAQIHEPSCTVVCDRTYDRISEIELPFVHAGIVGSSNGLLCVEPPYGYLSLWNPSIARFKVLPAPCLAGGYISVAYGFTYVSEENDFKIVRISYSEFTTTLPRAQVFTLSSNSWRRIDDPIPLKPNALIYNIGCNHLPCPCIAGALHWIVRSKGSEDDGRDNKKILSFDLRDEKFGEIALPSSYMYHYDEWEYLGLFKGKLASFRFADHYRCGIWAMTDYGMAESWTLLRTVEFEPGVIDFLGCTDDGGAVVIARMCREFCTVSFIETEEASHRERILLDGLHHLVFAAPFVESLALLDGSESVRI, from the coding sequence ATGGCGGACCCGCCACCACCGACCCTGAATAGTTATATCCCAGAAGAAATCGTGCTGGAGATCCTGGCAAGGTTACCAGTCAAATCATTGCTGAGCTTCAGGCGCGTATGCAAATCCTGGAACTCCATCATCTCCAGTCCTTATTTCATCGCCACCCACCTTAAATATGGTCCTCGTCGTGGTTATTATCTTCTATACCAGAGTATGCAGGTTGCTCAAATACATGAACCCTCATGTACAGTTGTCTGCGACCGGACCTATGACAGGATTTCCGAAATCGAACTGCCCTTCGTGCATGCTGGAATAGTGGGTTCCTCCAACGGCCTACTTTGTGTGGAGCCACCATACGGGTATTTGAGTTTGTGGAACCCCAGCATTGCAAGATTCAAGGTTTTGCCCGCTCCTTGCTTAGCTGGCGGCTATATAAGTGTTGCATACGGATTTACGTATGTTTCCGAGGAAAACGACTTCAAGATTGTTAGGATTTCATACAGTGAGTTTACAACTACGCTTCCTCGGGCTCAGGTTTTCACATTAAGTTCGAATTCATGGAGAAGAATCGATGACCCTATCCCTCTGAAACCCAATGCTCTAATCTACAATATTGGTTGTAATCATTTGCCCTGTCCATGCATTGCTGGAGCTTTGCATTGGATCGTGCGTAGTAAAGGAAGTGAGGATGATGGGAGAGACAATAAAAAGATTTTGTCATTTGATCTCAGGGATGAAAAATTCGGGGAGATAGCACTGCCTAGCAGTTACATGTACCACTACGATGAATGGGAATATCTTGGCTTGTTCAAGGGAAAGCTTGCTTCGTTTAGGTTTGCAGATCACTACCGGTGTGGGATATGGGCGATGACAGATTATGGAATGGCTGAATCTTGGACTCTGCTTAGGACTGTGGAATTTGAGCCAGGCGTGATAGATTTCCTGGGCTGCACCGACGACGGTGGTGCCGTCGTGATTGCAAGGATGTGCCGAGAGTTTTGTACTGTAAGTTTTATTGAGACTGAAGAAGCTTCACATCGTGAGAGGATTCTTCTTGATGGTTTACATCATCTAGTATTTGCAGCTCCTTTCGTGGAAAGCCTGGCTTTACTGGACGGATCAGAAAGTGTCAGAATCTAA
- the LOC121241566 gene encoding putative pre-16S rRNA nuclease, with product MNFQQLQPFRAQSNFLCSPQFLASTALSLPKLTNAPASLSLSTVKTHNSAPRISAVSLDELPPNALRRKIDPKWRGGFSLGVDLGMSRTGVALSKGFSVRPLTVLELRGQKLELELLDIALQEEADEFIIGLPKSCNGIETPQSNKVRSVAGRLAVRAAERGWRVYLQDEHGTTSEAADRMISMGINRSTRQGKIDAYAAMMLLERYFSLAGHGTELVLPKNLDLQEKLRRGPPKDIDFFPEEFEG from the exons ATGAACTTTCAGCAGCTACAACCTTTCCGAGCACAGAGCAATTTCCTATGTTCCCCGCAGTTTCTCGCTTCGACCGCTCTCTCTCTTCCTAAACTCACAAACGCCCCTGCTTCTCTCTCACTATCCACAGTCAAGACCCATAATTCTGCACCCAGAATAAGTGCGGTTTCTCTGGACGAACTTCCCCCCAATGCCCTTCGCCGGAAGATTGACCCAAAATGGAGAGGTGGGTTCAGCCTAGGGGTAGACTTGGGAATGTCGCGCACCGGCGTCGCCCTCAGCAAAGGCTTTTCCGTCCGTCCTCTTACA GTTTTGGAATTGCGAGGACAAAAGCTTGAGCTTGAGCTTCTCGATATCGCTCTACAGgag GAGGCTGATGAATTCATAATCGGGCTGCCCAAATCATGTAATGGGATCGAGACGCCTCAGTCAAACAAAGTACGCAGTGTAGCCGGAAGACTTGCTGTTCGGGCTGCTGAGag GGGTTGGAGAGTGTACCTGCAAGATGAACATGGGACAACTTCAGAAGCAGCAGATCGCATGATTTCCAT GGGCATTAACAGGTCTACTCGGCAAGGGAAAATTGATGCCTATGCTGCAATG ATGCTGCTGGAGAGATATTTTTCCCTGGCTGGCCACGGAACTGAACTTGTGCTGCCCAAGAATTTGGATTTGCAAGAAAAGCTCCGTAGGGGCCCACCCAAAGACATTGATTTCTTTCCGGAAGAATTTGAAGGTTGA
- the LOC121241447 gene encoding F-box/kelch-repeat protein At3g23880-like yields MADPQPPTLNSYIPEDIVLEILARLPVKSLLSFRRVCKSWNSIISSPYFMATHLKYGPRRGYYLLYQTMFAEIHESSCTVVCDRTYDRISELEPPFTHSGIVGSCNGLLCVESRGFRRLSLWNPSIARFKILPAPCLARGYRSFTYGFTYVSEENDFKIVKISYSEFTTTLPRAQVYTLSSNSWRRIDEPIPLKPDALIYNIGCNHLPCPCIAGALHWIVRSKGSDDWRDNKKILSFDLRDEKFGEIALPNSYLYYDGWEYLGLFKGKLASFSFANCRIGIWVMTDYGMAESWTLLRTVEYEPGVVDFRGCTDGGAVVIARMRREFCTLSFIETEEASHDRVRTINGGHLVVFAAPFVESLALLDGSESVQSLHARTNQGGRDLINEAFPFIKEID; encoded by the coding sequence ATGGCGGACCCGCAACCACCGACCCTGAATAGCTATATCCCAGAAGACATCGTGCTGGAGATCCTGGCAAGGTTACCAGTCAAGTCATTGCTGAGCTTCAGGCGCGTATGCAAATCCTGGAACTCCATCATCTCCAGTCCTTATTTCATGGCCACCCACCTTAAATATGGTCCTCGTCGTGGTTATTATCTTCTATACCAGACTATGTTTGCTGAAATACATGAATCCTCATGTACAGTCGTCTGCGACCGGACCTATGACAGGATTTCCGAATTAGAACCGCCCTTCACGCATAGCGGAATAGTGGGTTCCTGCAACGGCCTACTTTGTGTGGAGTCACGAGGATTCAGGCGTTTGAGTTTGTGGAACCCCAGCATTGCAAGATTCAAGATTTTGCCCGCTCCTTGCTTAGCTCGCGGCTATAGAAGTTTTACATACGGATTTACGTATGTTTCCGAGGAAAACGACTTCAAAATTGTCAAGATTTCATACAGTGAGTTTACAACTACGCTTCCTCGGGCTCAGGTTTACACATTAAGTTCGAATTCTTGGAGAAGAATCGATGAGCCTATCCCTCTGAAACCCGATGCTCTAATCTACAATATTGGTTGTAATCATTTGCCCTGCCCGTGCATTGCTGGTGCTTTGCATTGGATCGTGCGTAGTAAAGGAAGTGATGACTGGAGAGACAATAAAAAGATTTTGTCATTTGATCTCAGGGATGAAAAATTCGGGGAGATAGCACTGCCTAACAGTTACTTGTACTACGATGGATGGGAATATCTTGGCTTGTTCAAGGGAAAGCTTGCTTCGTTTAGTTTTGCAAACTGCCGGATTGGGATATGGGTGATGACAGATTATGGAATGGCTGAATCTTGGACTCTGCTTAGGACTGTGGAATATGAGCCAGGCGTGGTAGATTTCCGGGGCTGCACCGACGGTGGTGCCGTCGTGATTGCAAGGATGCGCCGTGAGTTTTGTACACTAAGTTTTATTGAGACTGAAGAAGCTTCACATGATCGTGTGAGGACTATTAATGGTGGACATCTTGTAGTATTTGCAGCTCCTTTCGTGGAAAGTCTGGCTTTACTGGACGGATCAGAAAGTGTCCAATCTCTACATGCACGAACTAATCAAGGAGGCCGGGATTTGATCAATGAAGCATTTCCATTTATTAAAGAGATCGACTGa